ATGTTTAATTCATTTCATATGGATGAAAACAACATGAAATGATAAAGTTAAGGACTTCTTTAAAAACATTGTGTCGTTTATCATCACGAAATGAATAGGAGAGTTGTGATTTTTTGTCTCTTTCCTTgtcaagtgagagagagagagtatagACCCATGAATCGAATGTCATATCATATCACAGGACCTTCCATTAACCCTTTTTAtaatctctcttctcttctctttctttgtctctctctctctctctggttgcTCTTGGCTATGGTGGTGAATAGTCAAGCTTTCTTGTTGGCATTAATTGCATTACTTGGAACCCAACTGTCTTCACTAATGGCTGCAGGTTTGTCTTTCCCGATTTTCCTCTGTTTTGCTTCTCTCAAAAAGCTTCTTTTTTCTAATCTTGTCCTCTGCTAAATCAAGATAACATGGTGCTCCTTTTCACCAAAATCAGATTTTGAGCTTCTGGGTTTTCCAAAATTTTGTTGCTTTCTTTGATGAGTTGCTTACATGCAAATACTCTGTTTTGGATTAAAAACAGAGTACTCTGTTTTCAAACTTTAAAACAGATCTTGAAAAAACGAGAACTTTATAAGGTCCAGTGACTAAAAGCTAATGAGTAAAGCTTTAGTCTGTTTAATCAGTTgttaaagtttgaaacttttggtttatatttgtACATTTTGAGACAAATCTCAAATATTGCTTCTCTGTTTCAGACACTAAAGTTACTACATTGTTGTTCTCTGTCTCTGCAGATTGTCCATTAGATTTCACTTCATCAAACTTCACTCTAGTAGCTTCCGTCTGCTCCAATATAACCAACAGAGGCAAATGCTGCCGCTACATGAACGCCTTTGTCGCTATATCCGTGGCTCGTTACGCTAACTTGTCAAACAATCTAGGAGTCACATCAGACCTATCCGAGACCTGCATTGGCTCCATCTCCAAAACAATGGAGCTCTACGGGGTCTCTAGAAACGCAACTAGCTTCTGCGGTCTAGGAACCAAGATCCTCGTCAGGTACAACTGCGAAGGTCGGACCACCGTAACGCAAATGCACCAGTCTCCAACGTTTGGACACGTTACAAGAAACTGCAGGGGACCGCTTTCTCCGGTTAACCAATGCAGGAAGTGTTTGAACTCTGGTATCACTTACCTTCGCAATCTAGTTGGTGCAGAGACTAATAACGTTACTCTAAGTACCTGTCGTGACGCGACTTACGCTACATTAGCGAGCCGTATGGACGATGCTTCGGCTCTTGAGCTGCTTGGTTGTTTCTTTCAAGTGACTGAGCTTAGTGTTGTTCCTTCTTCAGGTTTTGAATTTTCTTACCATCACATTCAGTTtgtgtccttttttttttaatgatttggtttgcttATGGGCAGTCTCGTTTCCACCGGTGGCGAGTCCTGGACCGTCTCCAAGCGTGGTTGGTGGTACTGCTGCTATCCCAAGCAAGAGTGATTCTCCAATGACTTCAAGTGAAAGCAACAATCCATATCACTTAACATTGGTTCCAACCATTGGGATTGTTGTTACAGCGGTTTCTCTTACGATGCTAGTGGTTCTGGTGATTCTTATACGTAGAAAGAACCGTGAACTCGATGAGTCCGAGAGTTTGGATAGAAAATCAGCAAAGGCACTTCCTTCTCCCCGGCCTGTATTCAAGATTCATCAAGGTGAGAAAAACCAAAGTGTGTACTTTGTTTTAATACACTCTAGGTTTCATGTAGTTGTAgagtaaaatttttgtttcaaaataagcaTAGTTTCtcgaatttcaatgcaaaatttattaacgtTATATGATTCTCTATTTTTCAATTGGTTAAAATGTAGTTAGTTTTAtaggtaatgatgttttttcttaaatatacaaaattaaatgttttcttaatctatataCACAAAATTAAAACCACAATTAAAACTAAATAGATGGAGTATATATGTCAATGAATAAACTGATAAAGAATTTTCTCTGTGTAGGTGATTCTTCTCCTTTCCAAAAGTTCAGCTACAAGGAAATGAGAAATGCAACGAATGAATTCAAGACGGTGATTGGTCATGGAGGTTTTGGGACTGTTTACAAAGCCGAGTTCAGCGATGGATTGGTTGCAGCTGTAAAGAGAATGGACAAAGCCTCTGAACAGTCTAAACAAGATTTCTGCAGAGAGATTGAGCTTTTAGCTAAGCTTCATCACCGTAACCTCGTTGCCTTGAAAGGCTTTTGCATCGAAAAGAAAGAAAGGTGAAGAAACATaccattgttttttttagtaaaatgtTGAAAAAGTATTctcatcttttttctttttcctccaACCTTTCAGGTTCCTCATCTATGAGTACATGAAAAATGGCAGCTTAAAAGATCATCTACATTGTATGTATATGATTCTTCTACCTTAAGCATAAAACATTCATAGTGTTTTAActtcattatattttttctatccAATGCAGCTACAGAGAAGCCTCCACTTAGTTGGGAAACAAGAATGAAAATAGCTATTGATGTGGCTAATGCTTTGGTAATCATTATAAAGTCTTTCCCATATAAAACTTTCTCTAGTAAACTGTTATACCCTTTTAGTTTCACTACAAGTCTCTAGTAACGTTGTTATATTCTCCAGGAATATCTTCATTTCTACTGTGATCCACCACTCTGCCACAGAGACATTAAATCCAGCAATATATTACTCGATGAGAGCTTTGTTGCTAAAGTAAGTACCATTGCTCACTATCTGTGTTGCAGAGACCTTTAGATTTGGATATGTAAATGATGGTTTCTTGGTGCAGCTTTCAGATTTTGGCCTTGCacattcatctagagatggGTCTGTTTGTTTTGAGCCTGTGAATACTGATATCCATGGAACTCCAGGTTAAGTAGAGAGATACAGAACAACACAACTTCACTACCTCTGATAGAGACTGAGttttaaaatcttgtttttgttttcttttttctcaggGTATGTAGATCCAGAGTATGTAGTAACACAACAGCTGACAGAGAAGAGTGATGTGTACAGCTACGGAGTTGTGTTGCTGGAGATTATAACTGGAAGAAGAGCTGTTGATGAAGGCAGGAATCTTGTTGAAACGTCTCAGCGGTTTCTAGTGACTAAATCAAGACACAAGGATTTGGTAGACCCGAGGATAAAAGACTCCattgacgatgatgatgatgaggagggAGGGAAACAGCTTGAAGCTGTTGTGAGGGTTGTGAGAATGTGTACAGAGAAAGAAGGCAGGTCTAGGCCATCGATAAAGCAAGTGTTGAGGATGTTGTGTGAAAGCTGTGATCAGTTGCATAGCGGATTTGCTAAAGCTGTTGATGAGGAGGTAGGACAAGATACTATGCAGAGAACCGTTTTGAGATTTCAAAGGAGCAATAATAACCGATTCgttggttcttcatcttccaagTCATTTGGCAGCCAGAGTGTACCTCACTCTCCAATAAATGGACTCTCTTTctgagttattttttttttaagcttacttataaatataacatttatggATTCATATTAAAAGCTCCCATCATACTCTGCACTCTTTAACTAGAGATTCAGTTCAAAAGATTTCTACATTGTAATAAGCTTCTCTGCATCTCTCCTGTACAGTAGAAACTATCTTCTAAAGCCAAAGTCTTCCTTCTGATGGGGGGTGTTGTACTACTACATTACCAGGCTCCTCTTGCTTTTATCTCGCCTTCTTACCATGGACCGGTAAGGGTTCTTCTCAAGCATGGCGTTTTGGCCAGCCATGGACGCTGCTTTGATGATTCCTTTAGCTGTAAATTCAACAAGACAGTAGAGCCACATTCAGACTCACAAAAATGTCTGGAAATCTAAAGTCTTTTGCTGTGGGTAGTGTAGAGAAAGGAAGAACGTCTTTACCTCATTCTTCtgtgtttttataatttcaGCCTGCATCATTGTAGTGATATCTTAGCTAAAGAACTATAAGCCAGCTAGATTCTTTAAGTAGAAGAACAAAAAGTGGTGGAAACACACACCTGCTTTCTCTTCAAGTCTTGATTCAGTTGCTTGAGGTTTTCAATCTCGGCTTCAAGCTCCAAAGTGTAAGCCTTTGGTTAACCAGAAGatcaaaattaatatcaaatttcTTGAAAAGAATAGGTCATAGCACTTTTACCTGCTTTCTAGCCCTTGATCTAGCAGCTGATTCACGATTCTTGATCATTCTCTTTTGTCTTCTCTCAACAACCTTCTCCACCACTCCTGTATTGCTTCTTCTTCCCTGACCACCAAACACATAAGGAACAACTGGTGATGACCAATCCTTGTTTTCTGCACTACTCGTTGTCCCGGGAGAAGTAGATGCCACAGTAACCCCTGCAAATGTTACATTCGCTTGCTTTGGATATATAGTTGGAGGCAATCTCTGATGTTCCTGTTGGTGTGGCTGCTGCTGCATTGTTGCCGGTGCTTGATTCAAGATCATAGAACTATTGTTGCTGTTGAACGATATGTTGTTTTGACTCGGCTGACTAAATCCAAATCCCAAACCGGTAGAAACACCGTTGTTAGCATAAAACTCACTACTACTGTTTTGGTTCTGTTGACTATCTTCTTTCACAACACCAGCTCGGAGCAAGAAATCCTCTAAAGTCATTTCCCCTAATGTCTGCTGCCTCTCAGGCGCATCCGTACAATTATCTTTGGACATCAAGTGTTTCCAGACCTCATCAACAGTTTTCTGACTAAGCGTTCTAGGCAAAGTCAAGGAGCCTTGCCTCTGCAGAAGACTCCCTCCTCCCGGAGCAAAACCACTACTTGGTTGCTGCACGGAGGATGTAGTTGTTGTTGTCATGATGGGTTGAGTAGTTTCCTCAGCAGTCCATATGTTCTTGAGAAGCTCATCCATATTCATTGACCCAAACTCTTTCCCTGGCTCACCTAATGTGCTCTGAAACTCATCAAATGTTAACGAGTATAAAGAGGACTGCCTCCCCAATGGCTTCGACTGGTTATTGTCACTCCCATTACCTCCTGAAGAGTATACGCCTGAGTTGTTGAAATTGATGTGAGTACCCATCACTTTCTTCTTTATATCTTGAAACACACTCTCTTTAGCTTTTTACCtataagagaacaaaaaaaaaacaggaactTTCATATAAATGTGTAAACTGGATATCGTTTTAACTACAGAAGCAATGAATCATAAACATATCATAACAGTCCATCCAGAGGGTATAAGCTGGACCTTTGTTACATATTTGTGTATCTGAGCACCCAAATGATCTTTTAGTTTCAGaacaaacacacaaaagatgtaagaataaaaaatctaaaagtttTGACCATAAATGAACTCAAAAGTAATTCAAGAAAccaaagaaataagaaaattacaGATCTGTTCAAGGAGgaaccaaaaaagaagaaatactTTTAACTCTTATTCCACTAGAAGTAGTTACGTCCTTCATTAATACTACTTGTTTTACAACATAGGAAAAAAACACAGATCAGATGTAATGAATCgaacaaaagacaaaaaaaacaaaaaaaataacagttCAACGGATGATCAGACAAAGACAGATCTAATGTTATTGGTAGACAGATGATAAGAAAAGGTTAAGACTTCTGACCTAATGTTATTGGTAGACTGCGGAAACACGAGGAGAGTTGCGGGAGAGAGACGACAAGTGTGTGCTTGCTACTACCTCGACACAAACTGCCATTTTAAGGGGGTAAGCTTTTTCCTCTTTAAGAGggtttttagatattttgttttcaattttaagaataaattaataaatatccTGGTTTAAATTAgtagtttaaattaatttagcTGACATCCACGTTGACTGGTAACCAATGGCAAGCTGAAACGTGTGAGAATTTTACCCGTTACTGTTTCTGTTGCCTTCTCAGAGTGGTGAATAGTTACAACAGATCGTTTTTGGAGTTTTCTTCACACAATTTTATCACCCCAAATCATGTGCTA
The Raphanus sativus cultivar WK10039 chromosome 1, ASM80110v3, whole genome shotgun sequence DNA segment above includes these coding regions:
- the LOC108810495 gene encoding ABSCISIC ACID-INSENSITIVE 5-like protein 4, with the protein product MGTHINFNNSGVYSSGGNGSDNNQSKPLGRQSSLYSLTFDEFQSTLGEPGKEFGSMNMDELLKNIWTAEETTQPIMTTTTTSSVQQPSSGFAPGGGSLLQRQGSLTLPRTLSQKTVDEVWKHLMSKDNCTDAPERQQTLGEMTLEDFLLRAGVVKEDSQQNQNSSSEFYANNGVSTGLGFGFSQPSQNNISFNSNNSSMILNQAPATMQQQPHQQEHQRLPPTIYPKQANVTFAGVTVASTSPGTTSSAENKDWSSPVVPYVFGGQGRRSNTGVVEKVVERRQKRMIKNRESAARSRARKQAYTLELEAEIENLKQLNQDLKRKQAEIIKTQKNELKESSKQRPWLAKTPCLRRTLTGPW
- the LOC108810487 gene encoding probable receptor-like protein kinase At1g49730; the protein is MVVNSQAFLLALIALLGTQLSSLMAADCPLDFTSSNFTLVASVCSNITNRGKCCRYMNAFVAISVARYANLSNNLGVTSDLSETCIGSISKTMELYGVSRNATSFCGLGTKILVRYNCEGRTTVTQMHQSPTFGHVTRNCRGPLSPVNQCRKCLNSGITYLRNLVGAETNNVTLSTCRDATYATLASRMDDASALELLGCFFQVTELSVVPSSVSFPPVASPGPSPSVVGGTAAIPSKSDSPMTSSESNNPYHLTLVPTIGIVVTAVSLTMLVVLVILIRRKNRELDESESLDRKSAKALPSPRPVFKIHQGDSSPFQKFSYKEMRNATNEFKTVIGHGGFGTVYKAEFSDGLVAAVKRMDKASEQSKQDFCREIELLAKLHHRNLVALKGFCIEKKERFLIYEYMKNGSLKDHLHSTEKPPLSWETRMKIAIDVANALEYLHFYCDPPLCHRDIKSSNILLDESFVAKLSDFGLAHSSRDGSVCFEPVNTDIHGTPGYVDPEYVVTQQLTEKSDVYSYGVVLLEIITGRRAVDEGRNLVETSQRFLVTKSRHKDLVDPRIKDSIDDDDDEEGGKQLEAVVRVVRMCTEKEGRSRPSIKQVLRMLCESCDQLHSGFAKAVDEEVGQDTMQRTVLRFQRSNNNRFVGSSSSKSFGSQSVPHSPINGLSF